The Chryseobacterium nakagawai genome has a segment encoding these proteins:
- a CDS encoding very short patch repair endonuclease — MDIWSKTKRSEVMKKIKGKDTKPEKILRSALFRKGFRFRIHRNDLPGKPDIVFPKYKTVVFVNGCFWHYHEDCREGRIPSTNTEFWKNKLSKNIERDKRNIASLKELGWNVIVIWECEIEKNLDQIILQLAHNLNNHQS; from the coding sequence ATGGATATTTGGTCAAAAACAAAGCGAAGCGAAGTAATGAAAAAAATAAAAGGTAAAGATACTAAACCCGAAAAAATTCTTCGTTCAGCACTTTTCCGAAAAGGTTTCAGATTCAGAATCCATCGAAACGACTTACCCGGCAAGCCGGATATTGTATTTCCCAAATATAAAACTGTTGTTTTTGTTAATGGTTGTTTTTGGCACTATCACGAGGATTGCCGTGAAGGTCGTATTCCATCTACAAATACGGAGTTTTGGAAGAATAAATTATCCAAAAATATCGAAAGAGATAAAAGGAATATCGCTTCTTTGAAAGAATTAGGTTGGAATGTAATAGTAATTTGGGAGTGTGAAATTGAAAAAAATCTTGACCAGATCATTTTACAGTTAGCTCACAATCTTAATAATCATCAATCCTGA
- a CDS encoding PD-(D/E)XK nuclease family protein gives MILEKPILNYQHISRISPSNFTALKGCHYKFIINKAIDGKPVLPVSINSYKGTFVHRILEHISLGKITSEEELSSYMDNELNVINEQILRDGNSIYVPLHSKLKNFGLLKIKLKRFLIEKSKSQKPVTGVKFSSEKWYETNDKLVGGKIDLISEYPDRIEIIDFKTGAITEELLDDEGEKFEEVKIDYQDQLKLYAALFHEQTGKKVDRLFLVDLQKNKYEISFSFDECNKLIREAKKILIKVNEEISTRFFLADPKIENCKFCLNRPACSYYKQSLINGLKTNDISGRIIKSQKFLNGNVSLFLQTQIGNVTIKNFGISFFESFNKAIGKEIIVYNVRADKMENSFLANQLTRVYES, from the coding sequence ATGATTTTAGAAAAACCAATATTAAACTATCAACATATAAGTAGAATTTCGCCTAGTAATTTTACAGCATTAAAAGGATGCCACTATAAATTTATAATTAACAAAGCTATCGACGGAAAACCTGTTTTGCCTGTTTCAATTAATTCTTATAAAGGGACTTTTGTTCACCGTATTTTAGAGCATATTTCTTTAGGAAAGATAACAAGTGAGGAAGAGCTGTCAAGTTATATGGATAATGAATTAAACGTAATTAATGAGCAAATACTAAGAGATGGCAATAGTATTTACGTTCCTCTGCACAGTAAATTAAAAAATTTCGGTTTGTTAAAAATCAAACTGAAAAGATTTCTTATTGAGAAATCAAAATCCCAAAAACCAGTTACTGGAGTAAAGTTTTCTTCCGAAAAATGGTATGAAACAAACGATAAACTTGTCGGAGGAAAGATTGATCTTATTTCTGAATATCCAGACAGAATAGAAATTATTGATTTTAAAACAGGAGCTATAACTGAAGAATTGTTAGATGATGAAGGGGAAAAATTTGAAGAAGTAAAAATAGATTATCAGGATCAGTTAAAACTTTATGCAGCATTATTTCATGAACAAACAGGAAAAAAAGTTGATAGATTATTTTTGGTTGATCTTCAAAAAAACAAATATGAAATTTCTTTTTCTTTTGATGAATGTAATAAATTAATTAGAGAGGCAAAAAAAATTCTAATAAAAGTAAATGAAGAAATATCAACCAGATTTTTTTTAGCTGATCCTAAAATTGAAAATTGTAAGTTTTGTTTAAATCGTCCTGCTTGTTCTTACTATAAACAATCTTTGATAAACGGTTTAAAAACCAATGACATCAGTGGCCGGATAATAAAATCGCAAAAATTTCTTAACGGAAATGTTTCTTTATTTTTACAGACTCAAATTGGAAATGTCACTATTAAAAATTTTGGAATTTCTTTTTTTGAATCTTTTAATAAGGCTATAGGCAAAGAAATAATAGTATATAATGTCCGAGCAGATAAGATGGAGAATTCATTTTTAGCAAATCAATTGACAAGAGTTTATGAGTCGTAA
- a CDS encoding DEAD/DEAH box helicase — protein MRDPIGSFLEIKENFIRYVQTAFRTNSENIEEERYKLLNTDKVLFRMPWIEPLPDYLSSGKKIDELTIDDFDGNLSLHELRMFKELVKNGLVDEKNKLYSHQAKMLKAAISGNNCIITSGTGSGKTESFLLPLFAQLAKELSSWKSPNLRAATQDTWWRENTDEGLTPSKIVDEATHTLSSIAAQRSNEVRQAGVRALILYPMNALVEDQMTRLRKALDSDDKRDWLKKNLGGNKIFFGRYNSNTPVSGRLFKLNGDGIQIKNDFKIRQLKKELYNIENDALKVERFIDEKRKDKKEAIELKSFFPRLDGSEMRSRFDMQIAPPDIMITNYSMLSIMLMREVDSGIFEKTRSWLACEDLPEAKRNNEKKNRVFHLIIDELHLYRGTQGSEVAYLLKLVLNRLGLHPEHDQLRILASSASLEPADEKSMDFLRDFFGVDTSKKPFIIIPGENNIIENSGNFEHKLSTSQFSTIAKSYDSCKGDISNELFIKTCDELGNSLSRQFEIKKNSNGIGGLLNVLCDPKLQLRERLYKACETISEDVTLYNAVCSVKVEGDDSMHNFFAERLFSNAEDLGKLILALRGILILRALIEEDKILSDNIPEDKKLPRFRFHYFFRNIEGLWASVDENDIQDKPDRDLRNIGKIYPVSKIKSSNGNRILELLYCDNCGTTLLGGSRLIVENEHGGKMFELLPISPNIEGIPEKTPAKLVESRSYQEYAIFWPSGEEIFNEELVIPALNNGGYWRQTTINGHKQVEYHAKWIKASLNKKSGNIVNQHDKADKEPKKWVKGYYFTVTKDGDRNDIALNYNTTEGQFSETHKALPNVCPACGINHRKHADNSRIKKTSSIRGFRTGFAKTTQTFAKELMYQLPNEKDKRKLIVFSDSREDAAQVANGIERNHFTDLQRELLVEIFNKNINVKAEILRAIKNNDQEKKTFYLTKNADLYYEIEDLYEKSISTNPNPLRIIEKEKAIKELQKIRNRIFPVEEIVLSYEAGALGPLLNKLLALGINPGGNDIKIQTSKQGNIDLPWYELIDFKAQKWKLTTTDSFKTSINDEAFENLASIFFGSLFYSLESSALGYLSINPEDSKINNHANRLGLSKETFIEVVNSVIRIMGDKYKHNRAEQLEKSNFESYNSFPAAVKLYVKAISLLHSKTENEVGASVFDLMKELHILDRSRGIIIEKLFIKVTFSQDHYWKSTRGNKIHLHKSGGIDTFSNQRLNIHPSGICDDIWSFNYLSYNALKNNRNAIRLHCEELTGQTDDQFERQRHFRNIILTEEGNEDVKAIDLLSVTTTLEVGVDIGALQAVMLGNMPPQRFNYQQRVGRAGRRGQAYSVILTFCRGRSHDEFYFSNPQKITGDPPPTPFLTMGQERIFKRLLAKDILRNAYQNIEINVNNDEDKSSVHGEFGKIANWESYRPQINAWIVSNHNKIRSIVSSLISFQLKGNEEAYVNWVIDCDTVDCLMNRIQSIIENREISNSDISEKLAEGGVLPMFGMPTTVKNLYHGFSKTNKILSIDRPQAVAIYEFAPGAQKTKDKGIHQSIGFTSDLYTRNLGNNTKIENFDTEDHLPFSLNLWYVRCKSCGYFQTYDSNKKEELIASGELTNCPGCGENNPEKYHQPIMLKSPIAYRTDFSGGRDSKDDSPLLLSRPPIFVERSLDDDNTTESKPIFNTSLSITDRDVSWRINSNSDNFFKGKRLITVNNIPFPPDKVWLKNQWISSELETEFKNDDYSLSLMGENEAHEDIISLASQKKTEVFRIAPTETPIGLSLDMRFDNGIRSGYYSLAFLLQRILADKLDVDPMEIEIADIPVVNQKGDTDKKIAEIILTDELQNGSGFVRRMYEEFETIIKDTLDPSDLESYVYKISSQKHLDDCKDACYDCLKIYRNMNYHSLLDWRLGISMMRVLHDSDYKCGIDGKFDEYFELRGWISDAKQLTVEFCNSFDNFSVAEFNGLPVITWGQDQKNVICIVHPFWSLTDFSDDYWLAVSMDEIDRYVTLKRGKKFYFDTFNLHRRPGWCYEKLMKE, from the coding sequence ATGAGAGATCCAATAGGTTCATTTTTAGAAATAAAAGAAAATTTTATAAGGTATGTTCAAACAGCATTCCGAACTAATTCTGAAAATATAGAAGAGGAGCGTTATAAGTTATTAAATACTGATAAGGTTTTATTCAGAATGCCTTGGATTGAGCCTCTTCCAGACTATTTATCTAGTGGTAAAAAAATAGATGAACTTACTATTGATGATTTTGACGGGAATCTATCACTACATGAGTTACGAATGTTTAAGGAACTTGTTAAAAATGGATTAGTAGATGAAAAAAACAAATTATATTCTCATCAAGCAAAAATGTTGAAAGCAGCAATAAGTGGTAATAATTGCATAATAACTTCCGGAACAGGGTCAGGTAAAACAGAATCTTTTCTTCTACCACTATTTGCACAATTAGCTAAGGAACTTTCTAGTTGGAAAAGTCCTAATCTCCGAGCTGCAACTCAAGATACTTGGTGGCGAGAAAATACAGATGAAGGATTAACTCCTTCGAAAATAGTTGATGAAGCCACTCATACCCTTAGTTCAATCGCCGCCCAAAGAAGTAATGAAGTAAGACAAGCAGGTGTACGAGCTCTTATTTTATATCCGATGAATGCCTTGGTGGAAGATCAAATGACAAGGCTTAGAAAAGCTTTGGATTCAGATGATAAAAGGGATTGGCTAAAAAAAAATCTTGGTGGAAACAAGATTTTTTTTGGCAGATATAATAGTAATACTCCAGTTTCTGGAAGGTTGTTCAAGTTAAATGGAGATGGTATACAAATAAAGAATGATTTTAAAATAAGACAGCTTAAGAAAGAACTTTACAATATTGAAAATGATGCGTTGAAAGTTGAAAGATTCATTGACGAAAAGAGAAAAGACAAGAAAGAAGCAATAGAATTAAAATCTTTTTTTCCACGCTTAGACGGTTCCGAAATGCGTTCCCGTTTTGATATGCAAATTGCACCTCCTGACATTATGATTACTAATTACTCAATGCTTAGTATAATGTTAATGCGCGAAGTTGATTCCGGAATTTTTGAGAAAACAAGGAGTTGGCTTGCGTGTGAAGATCTTCCTGAGGCAAAACGAAACAACGAAAAGAAAAATCGTGTTTTTCATTTGATAATTGATGAATTACATTTATATCGCGGCACGCAGGGGTCAGAAGTTGCCTATCTATTGAAGTTAGTTTTAAACCGTTTAGGTTTGCATCCTGAGCATGATCAGTTAAGGATATTAGCTTCATCAGCATCACTAGAGCCAGCAGATGAAAAGAGCATGGATTTTTTGAGGGATTTCTTTGGTGTTGATACCTCTAAGAAACCTTTCATTATAATTCCAGGAGAAAATAATATTATTGAAAATTCTGGAAATTTTGAACATAAATTATCGACTTCTCAATTTTCTACCATAGCAAAATCATACGATTCTTGTAAAGGTGATATTTCAAATGAGCTATTTATTAAAACTTGTGATGAATTGGGTAATTCACTTTCTAGACAATTTGAAATCAAAAAAAATTCTAATGGTATAGGTGGTTTATTGAACGTTTTGTGCGATCCAAAACTACAATTGAGAGAAAGATTATATAAAGCTTGTGAAACTATTTCTGAAGATGTTACACTTTATAATGCTGTTTGCTCTGTCAAAGTGGAAGGTGATGATTCTATGCATAATTTTTTTGCAGAAAGATTATTTTCAAATGCAGAAGATTTGGGGAAATTAATTTTGGCTCTACGTGGTATTTTAATATTAAGGGCACTCATTGAAGAAGATAAAATTCTATCTGATAATATTCCTGAAGATAAAAAACTACCGCGTTTCCGTTTTCATTATTTTTTTAGAAATATCGAGGGACTTTGGGCATCGGTTGATGAAAATGATATTCAAGACAAACCGGATAGAGACCTACGGAATATAGGTAAAATTTATCCTGTTTCAAAGATAAAATCCTCTAATGGCAATAGGATATTAGAATTGCTTTATTGTGATAATTGTGGAACAACTTTATTAGGTGGGAGCAGACTAATTGTAGAAAATGAACATGGTGGAAAAATGTTTGAATTATTGCCCATTAGTCCCAATATTGAAGGTATACCTGAAAAAACACCAGCAAAATTGGTTGAGAGTCGAAGTTATCAAGAGTATGCGATTTTTTGGCCATCAGGCGAAGAAATTTTTAATGAAGAATTAGTTATTCCAGCATTAAATAATGGTGGATATTGGCGCCAGACAACCATCAATGGGCATAAACAAGTTGAATACCATGCAAAATGGATCAAAGCCTCGCTTAATAAAAAATCAGGTAATATTGTAAATCAGCATGATAAGGCAGATAAAGAACCTAAAAAATGGGTGAAAGGTTATTATTTTACTGTCACAAAAGATGGAGACCGGAATGACATCGCATTAAATTATAATACTACTGAAGGTCAATTTTCTGAAACCCATAAGGCTCTTCCAAATGTTTGTCCAGCATGCGGAATTAATCATCGTAAACATGCTGATAATTCACGAATAAAGAAAACATCTTCAATTAGAGGTTTCAGAACTGGTTTCGCTAAAACAACACAAACCTTTGCTAAGGAGTTGATGTATCAATTACCGAACGAAAAAGATAAAAGGAAATTAATAGTTTTTTCAGATAGTAGGGAAGATGCAGCGCAAGTCGCAAATGGCATTGAAAGAAATCATTTTACTGATTTACAAAGAGAATTATTGGTTGAAATTTTTAATAAAAATATAAATGTCAAGGCTGAAATTCTTCGTGCAATTAAAAATAATGATCAAGAAAAAAAAACATTCTATCTTACAAAGAATGCAGATTTATATTACGAAATTGAAGATCTATATGAAAAATCAATCTCTACAAATCCTAATCCACTAAGAATAATCGAAAAAGAAAAAGCAATAAAGGAATTACAAAAAATAAGGAATCGAATTTTTCCAGTTGAAGAAATTGTTTTATCGTATGAAGCTGGCGCATTAGGCCCATTACTTAATAAACTTCTTGCGTTAGGTATTAATCCTGGTGGAAATGATATAAAAATTCAAACTTCAAAACAAGGTAATATTGATCTTCCTTGGTATGAGCTAATTGATTTTAAAGCACAAAAATGGAAGTTAACGACTACTGATTCCTTCAAAACTAGTATAAATGATGAAGCATTTGAAAACTTGGCTTCAATATTTTTTGGTTCATTATTTTATTCCTTGGAATCTTCGGCATTGGGATATCTTTCTATTAACCCGGAAGATTCTAAAATTAACAACCATGCAAATCGTTTAGGTTTGTCAAAAGAAACTTTTATTGAAGTTGTGAATTCGGTCATTAGAATAATGGGCGATAAGTACAAGCACAACCGTGCGGAGCAATTGGAGAAATCAAACTTTGAATCCTATAATAGTTTCCCTGCTGCTGTTAAGTTATATGTTAAAGCTATTTCTCTGCTTCATTCCAAAACAGAAAATGAGGTTGGTGCTTCAGTGTTTGATTTAATGAAAGAACTTCATATTTTAGACAGATCCCGTGGAATAATTATAGAAAAGTTATTCATAAAAGTTACTTTTTCTCAAGATCATTATTGGAAAAGCACACGAGGTAATAAAATTCATTTACATAAAAGTGGTGGTATTGATACTTTCTCAAATCAAAGATTAAATATTCATCCAAGTGGTATTTGTGATGATATTTGGTCTTTTAATTACCTGTCCTACAATGCATTGAAAAATAACCGTAATGCTATTAGATTACATTGCGAAGAACTGACAGGGCAAACTGATGACCAATTTGAGAGACAAAGACATTTTAGAAATATTATTTTAACTGAAGAAGGAAATGAAGATGTTAAAGCAATTGATCTTTTAAGTGTTACAACTACATTAGAAGTTGGTGTTGATATTGGTGCACTGCAGGCTGTTATGCTCGGCAATATGCCACCACAAAGGTTTAATTATCAGCAGCGTGTTGGTAGGGCTGGACGTCGTGGTCAGGCTTATTCAGTTATTCTGACTTTTTGTAGAGGGCGCAGTCATGACGAGTTTTATTTCTCGAATCCACAGAAAATTACAGGAGATCCTCCACCAACTCCTTTTCTGACGATGGGACAGGAAAGAATCTTTAAAAGACTCCTCGCTAAGGATATTCTTAGAAATGCTTATCAAAATATTGAAATAAATGTTAACAATGATGAAGATAAATCAAGTGTTCATGGGGAATTCGGCAAAATAGCAAATTGGGAATCTTACAGACCTCAAATTAATGCTTGGATAGTTTCAAATCATAACAAAATAAGATCAATCGTATCCTCATTGATTTCATTTCAATTAAAAGGTAATGAAGAAGCGTATGTAAATTGGGTGATAGATTGCGACACTGTAGATTGTTTAATGAACAGGATACAAAGTATCATAGAAAATAGAGAAATCAGTAATAGTGATATTTCAGAAAAGCTTGCTGAGGGCGGTGTTTTACCTATGTTTGGTATGCCTACAACAGTAAAAAATCTTTATCATGGTTTTTCTAAAACAAACAAAATTCTTTCAATTGATAGACCTCAAGCAGTGGCAATTTATGAATTTGCGCCTGGTGCTCAAAAAACAAAAGATAAAGGTATTCATCAATCAATTGGTTTTACAAGCGATTTGTATACAAGAAATCTTGGAAACAATACTAAGATTGAAAATTTTGATACTGAAGACCACTTGCCATTTTCTTTAAATTTATGGTATGTCAGATGTAAAAGTTGTGGCTATTTTCAAACATATGATTCCAATAAGAAAGAAGAGTTAATTGCAAGCGGTGAATTAACAAACTGTCCGGGTTGTGGTGAAAATAACCCTGAGAAGTATCATCAGCCGATAATGCTGAAGTCCCCCATCGCCTATCGTACTGATTTTTCCGGTGGAAGAGATTCAAAAGATGATTCTCCACTTTTGCTTTCCCGTCCACCAATATTTGTAGAACGTAGTTTAGATGATGATAATACTACCGAAAGCAAACCTATTTTCAATACTAGCCTTTCAATTACTGATCGTGATGTATCATGGCGGATAAATAGTAATTCAGATAATTTTTTTAAAGGTAAAAGATTAATTACTGTCAATAATATACCTTTTCCGCCTGATAAGGTCTGGCTAAAGAATCAATGGATCTCTTCTGAATTAGAAACTGAATTTAAAAACGATGACTATAGTCTATCATTAATGGGAGAAAATGAAGCTCATGAAGATATCATATCATTAGCAAGTCAAAAAAAGACTGAAGTATTCCGTATTGCGCCTACTGAAACCCCAATTGGATTATCACTTGATATGCGATTCGATAACGGTATAAGGTCTGGCTACTATTCTTTAGCATTTTTACTTCAAAGGATATTGGCTGACAAGCTAGATGTTGATCCAATGGAAATCGAAATTGCTGATATTCCTGTAGTAAATCAGAAAGGTGATACAGATAAAAAAATTGCTGAAATAATTTTGACAGATGAATTACAAAATGGTTCTGGTTTCGTTCGACGAATGTATGAGGAATTCGAGACAATAATTAAAGATACACTTGATCCAAGTGATTTAGAAAGTTATGTATACAAAATTTCTTCACAAAAACATTTAGATGATTGCAAAGATGCTTGTTATGATTGCTTGAAAATATACAGAAATATGAATTACCATAGCTTATTGGATTGGCGTTTAGGCATTTCAATGATGAGAGTATTACATGATTCTGATTACAAATGTGGTATTGACGGTAAATTTGATGAATATTTTGAGTTGAGAGGATGGATTAGTGATGCTAAGCAATTGACTGTGGAATTTTGTAATAGTTTTGATAATTTTTCAGTTGCAGAATTTAATGGTTTACCAGTTATAACTTGGGGACAGGATCAAAAAAATGTCATATGTATTGTGCATCCATTTTGGTCATTAACAGATTTTAGTGATGATTACTGGTTAGCAGTTAGTATGGACGAAATCGATAGATATGTAACCCTTAAAAGAGGCAAAAAATTCTATTTTGATACATTCAACCTACATCGAAGACCTGGCTGGTGCTATGAAAAATTAATGAAAGAATGA
- a CDS encoding TlpA family protein disulfide reductase gives MKNIFCRGFMSLAFTIVTATTSFAQNKSLKIGDSLPEIFWTTPLQVVNHPQKTINLSEDKNKLILIDFWSTWCSACLMSLPKIEVLQQKFGNKVKILPVSCQDKAALDKFFSSSNGKKYKSMMSTYKDKKLHDLFPHAGVPFIIWIKDGKLLNSTDAGQLTEQTINEVLNGDKSSLQTIIQMDRARPLMLSEDYDRQKNVQLLNYSFFAKGQIPDIGAGGTYRKTTSGKIHGRQFTNLPLWDMYYAIGYELFRQQDKTSFTEKRMVIEVNQPEQLMPIEKADGSNDGINLYNYEFIIPEQKSDSLYNYMLEDLNRYSGYTVTLEKRPVKCFVLVRTTTKDKLATKGGEKHSTFPQTPSILKNVPLKNMVNMLNGEIPIKELFIDETGYTGNVDLEVSGVKDFATLKKELQRYDLDLIPQERQILMMVIKDQRN, from the coding sequence ATGAAAAATATTTTTTGCAGGGGATTTATGTCCCTTGCTTTTACCATAGTGACAGCAACCACATCCTTTGCCCAGAACAAGTCTCTTAAAATTGGAGATTCCCTTCCTGAAATTTTTTGGACAACACCTTTACAGGTTGTAAATCATCCTCAGAAAACAATTAATCTTTCAGAAGATAAAAATAAATTAATCCTGATTGATTTCTGGAGTACTTGGTGCAGTGCCTGCCTGATGAGTCTCCCAAAAATTGAAGTTTTGCAGCAAAAGTTTGGGAACAAGGTGAAAATCCTTCCTGTAAGCTGTCAGGATAAAGCTGCTTTGGATAAATTCTTCTCTTCTTCAAATGGAAAAAAATATAAGAGCATGATGTCCACCTACAAAGACAAAAAACTGCACGACCTATTTCCACACGCAGGTGTTCCGTTTATCATATGGATCAAGGACGGAAAATTATTGAATTCCACCGATGCAGGACAGCTTACCGAACAAACCATCAATGAAGTTTTGAATGGAGACAAATCATCCCTTCAGACTATTATCCAAATGGACAGGGCAAGACCATTGATGCTCTCCGAAGATTACGACCGTCAGAAAAATGTCCAACTCCTCAATTATTCATTCTTTGCTAAAGGGCAAATCCCTGATATTGGTGCAGGAGGAACGTATCGCAAAACAACATCCGGAAAAATTCACGGCAGACAGTTTACCAATCTTCCATTATGGGATATGTATTATGCCATAGGATATGAGCTTTTCAGACAGCAGGATAAAACATCTTTCACGGAAAAAAGAATGGTTATCGAGGTCAATCAACCTGAACAACTGATGCCCATAGAAAAAGCAGATGGCTCAAATGATGGAATAAACCTTTATAACTACGAGTTCATCATCCCTGAACAGAAATCTGATTCTCTCTACAATTATATGCTGGAAGACCTCAATCGTTATTCCGGCTATACCGTAACTCTCGAGAAAAGACCTGTAAAATGTTTTGTGTTAGTAAGAACAACCACGAAAGACAAGTTGGCAACCAAAGGAGGTGAAAAGCATTCCACCTTTCCGCAAACCCCATCTATCCTTAAAAATGTACCGCTTAAAAATATGGTCAATATGTTGAACGGTGAAATTCCCATCAAGGAATTGTTTATCGACGAGACGGGATACACTGGCAATGTAGATCTGGAAGTTTCAGGAGTCAAAGATTTTGCCACCTTAAAAAAAGAGCTTCAGAGATATGACCTGGATCTGATCCCCCAAGAACGTCAGATTTTGATGATGGTCATCAAAGACCAGCGGAATTAA
- a CDS encoding helix-turn-helix domain-containing protein — MYKWNFEEIKSQIGIIFKLYRLRKGLSQFQLANEVDLSKDYIGRIERGKTNTTIEIIISICNFLEIDIIQVVSKLNQSQLDSIISETILLEEKFKNQNKRKS, encoded by the coding sequence ATGTATAAATGGAACTTTGAAGAAATAAAAAGTCAAATCGGAATTATCTTTAAACTATACCGATTAAGAAAAGGATTATCACAATTTCAATTGGCAAATGAGGTAGACCTTTCTAAAGATTACATTGGTAGAATAGAAAGAGGAAAAACCAATACAACAATTGAAATTATTATCAGTATTTGTAATTTTTTAGAAATTGATATAATTCAAGTTGTTTCTAAATTAAATCAGAGCCAGCTTGATTCAATTATAAGCGAGACGATACTTTTGGAAGAAAAATTCAAAAATCAAAATAAGAGAAAATCCTGA
- a CDS encoding DNA cytosine methyltransferase: protein MSRKRIKNIPVLSFFSGGGFMDLGFEEAGYEVIWSNEFDKAFAELYAAGITSYRKSKGNSKQAEIFNTNSINDISSEQIALEAFPNGKPDHFGIIGGPPCQDFSLNGKQKGFDGNRGQLTVTYLERIKELKPDFFVLENVTGLFRIKSNKEYFFKLLKEIQKEYITDYTILNSLSFGVPQSRERVFVIGLKKTLPVIENEIQGLFKFPFFEIYKIENAVKRYQWPTAEIFGGKPEKPDKIPIELCVESCLVSDEDIKLIPNADEFFPFKVNVDKLNLIKEGETNRPSFKRLHRYKYSPTACYGNNEVHLHPYKNRRISVREALRIQGVPDEYVLPNTISMTKKFKLIGNGVPVPLAKAVATAIKNFIFQ from the coding sequence ATGAGTCGTAAAAGAATAAAGAACATACCAGTATTATCTTTTTTTTCCGGTGGCGGATTTATGGATCTCGGCTTTGAAGAAGCAGGATATGAAGTAATTTGGTCAAATGAATTTGATAAAGCCTTTGCTGAGCTGTATGCCGCAGGTATAACATCTTACAGAAAATCTAAAGGAAATAGTAAACAAGCTGAAATTTTTAATACAAATTCAATCAATGATATAAGTTCTGAGCAAATCGCTTTGGAAGCTTTTCCAAATGGTAAACCTGACCATTTTGGTATAATTGGTGGACCGCCTTGCCAAGACTTTAGTTTAAATGGAAAACAAAAAGGGTTTGATGGTAATCGTGGGCAATTGACTGTAACATATTTAGAAAGAATCAAAGAATTAAAACCTGATTTTTTTGTTCTTGAAAATGTAACAGGTTTATTTAGAATTAAATCAAACAAAGAATATTTTTTTAAACTACTTAAGGAAATTCAAAAAGAATATATTACAGATTACACTATACTTAACTCCCTCAGTTTTGGTGTTCCACAAAGTCGTGAACGTGTATTTGTTATAGGTTTAAAAAAAACACTTCCAGTAATAGAAAATGAAATTCAGGGATTATTTAAATTTCCTTTTTTTGAAATTTACAAGATTGAAAATGCAGTGAAGAGGTATCAATGGCCTACCGCAGAAATTTTCGGTGGTAAACCTGAAAAACCTGATAAAATTCCGATAGAACTATGTGTGGAAAGTTGTTTAGTTTCTGATGAGGATATAAAACTAATTCCAAATGCAGATGAATTTTTCCCTTTTAAGGTTAATGTAGATAAGCTAAATTTAATAAAGGAAGGTGAAACAAACCGCCCTTCTTTCAAAAGATTACATAGATACAAGTACAGCCCTACCGCATGTTACGGCAACAACGAAGTACATTTACATCCTTACAAAAACCGTAGAATATCCGTTCGTGAAGCACTAAGAATACAAGGAGTTCCTGACGAATATGTTTTACCAAATACAATTTCAATGACTAAAAAGTTTAAATTGATAGGAAACGGTGTGCCTGTTCCCTTGGCAAAAGCGGTCGCAACGGCAATTAAAAATTTTATTTTTCAATAA